GACGAGTTGGACGAGATATTCGTAGATAGACGCAGTAGCGGGCAAGGCGAGTTCGTCCCGATTGACTTTGACGCGGTCGTCAAAGCACGCACAGGACGGGTGAAGCTAACACTGCAAGTATTGTGGGCTCGCTACACCACAACGCCGGCCCAGCTGGGCCAGCGTCACTACAGCTATGACCGGTTCCGCCAACTGGTTGCCTCCCATGTCGACGCGGCCGGGCTTACCGCCCGGATCACCCATGCACCAGGGCATACGATGCAGGTGGACTGGGCTGGGACCAAGATGCGCCTGTACGACCCGGCGGGCACACCGGGTGCGAAAGTCAGTGTTTTCGTCGCCTCGCTGCCATATTCAGGGATGCTCTTTGCATGTGCGTGTGCTGACCAGCGGCAACAGTCCTGGCTTGATGCTCACCGTCAAGCGTTTGACTACTTCGGTGGGGTCTGCCAGGTTGTTGTCCCAGATAACGCGTCGACGGCGTCGAATGCGATCAGCACTGCCGATAGGAATCGGAAGGTCAACGACACCTACCAGCAGTTCTTGGAGCACTACAACACAGCAGCACTTCCCACACGCGCGCGTCGTCCGAAGGATAAAGCAAATGTGGAAGCTGCGGTAAAGATCGTCACACACAAAGTCATCCACGCGCTTAATGGCCACCAGTGTGTTGACCTTGACGAGCTCAACGAAAAGATTGTGGGCTTCGTCGACGCAATCAACACGTCCGTGCCGTTTCGCAGCCAGCAGTCAAGCCGGAGGGATCTCTTTGAAGAGCACGAACAGCATCTGCTTGCGGATCTGCCGGCAACCCCGTGGCAACACACCGAGTGGAAACGGGCA
This is a stretch of genomic DNA from Corynebacterium auris. It encodes these proteins:
- the istA gene encoding IS21 family transposase → MTDYRAVMTLLIRQRSYRQIEHQLGCSHRAISRANQALRSLGLTTVEQVAALTDDELDEIFVDRRSSGQGEFVPIDFDAVVKARTGRVKLTLQVLWARYTTTPAQLGQRHYSYDRFRQLVASHVDAAGLTARITHAPGHTMQVDWAGTKMRLYDPAGTPGAKVSVFVASLPYSGMLFACACADQRQQSWLDAHRQAFDYFGGVCQVVVPDNASTASNAISTADRNRKVNDTYQQFLEHYNTAALPTRARRPKDKANVEAAVKIVTHKVIHALNGHQCVDLDELNEKIVGFVDAINTSVPFRSQQSSRRDLFEEHEQHLLADLPATPWQHTEWKRAKVAPDFHVTVATVRYSVPHQLVGRTVDVRITGQMLTVFDQGATVATHRVSHKRGAYVTDYEHIPSGMDSTRGLWTSDYFYREASKVGPATRKVIEELITAKAIPAQAYQSCRNVLSMGKHANKPILEEACQRLIANDGSRRAVSYTAVKNMMAAVRKEHATRPRGFDQPPRSTTTNQPARPVAADRDTTGAFLGGADQFSMDNLAKKGN